Proteins encoded together in one Lathyrus oleraceus cultivar Zhongwan6 chromosome 5, CAAS_Psat_ZW6_1.0, whole genome shotgun sequence window:
- the LOC127078728 gene encoding uncharacterized protein LOC127078728, producing the protein MTGIFVDTLKDPFFDRLVSSVASDFAHLVTIGDRIEKGLRDGNIPGAVTTSSAPKKYFGGFPRKREDETNAISRNYKGKQQASYGQVAAVVPIPYQQPIQQQQIYQPQHQQHHHQQNTTPPRQFKPRPPRRQLDPLPVPYSQIFPYLQKEGLLTLRELKPAVFPYPPGYDANAHCEFHMGAPGAQFLKSGLILEELVEEENNEELRSFIQQMLDRGELQITYRVKSKRQEEIAVVDIPYDDVKVEIPISPLVIEFPAPFEYKDEKAVPWIYQPRAFKQGQEDKPLMINEPNVTSIVDPAGMTHSGRVFAPRTADTSERAKGKEAAVQIPIPNQKMQDMHLSPKAGVTREDAEEFLRIIKKSDYKVVDQLNQTPSKTSMLSLLLNSEAHRNLLLKVLSAAHITKDITIEQFDDVITLVTTGNFLGFNDDELPVEGKNHNKALRISLKCMDTILSRVLVDTGSSLNVMPKTTLIKLPVERISMEPSTLIVKAFDGSRRAVIGEVDLPTKMGPTIFNITFQGAKVVMESEDAQDWGKVVEWKEKRDKFGLGYDPSSHM; encoded by the exons ATGACTGGGATATTTGTGGACACCTtgaaggacccattctttgatCGATTAGTAAGTAGTGTAGCATCTGACTTTGCACATCTAGTTACGATTGGAGACCGCATAGAGAAGGGGTTGAGGGATGGAAATATTCCTGGAGCAGTAACAACATCTAGTGCACCAAAGAAATATTTTGGAGGCTTCCCAAGGAAAAGAGAAGATGAAACAAACGCCATATCCAGGAACTATAAAGGGAAGCAACAAGCTTCATATGGTCAAGTCGCCGCCGTGGTACCCATACCCTATCAACAGCCAATACAGCAACAACAAATATATCAACcgcaacatcaacaacatcatcatcaacaaaataCCACACCACCAAGACAGTTCAagccaagacctccaagaagacaacttgatcctctaccagtaccttatagtCAGATATTCCCATATCTGCAGAAGGAGGGCCTTCTAACATTGAGGGAGTTAAAACCAGCTGTTTTTCCGTATCCACCTGGATACGACGCTAATGCCCATTGTGAAtttcacatgggagcacctg GAGCACAATTTCTAAAGAGTGGTCTGATCCTGGAAGAGCTGGTTGAGGAAGAGAATAATGAAGAGTTGAGGagttttatacaacaaatgctgGATCGAGGCGAGTTACAGATAACTTACCGTGTCAAGAGCAAGCGCCAAGAAGAGATAGCCGTGGTAGATATCCCCTATGATGATGTCAAAGTAGAAATACCTATAAGCCCGTTGGTGATAGAGTTCCCAGCACCATTCGAATATAAAGATGAGAAGGCAGTCCcatggatatatcagcccagagcttttaagcaggggcaGGAAGATAAACCTCTAATGATTAACGAACCAAATGTAACTTCAATTGTGGACCCAGCAGGAATGACGCACAGCGGCCGAGTGTTCGCACCAAGAACTGCTGatacttctgagagagctaaagGGAAGGAGGCTGCTGTCCAGATCCCCATTCCTAATCAAAAGATGCAAGACATGCACCTTTCTCCTAAAGCTGGTGTCACTCGTGAGGATGCTGAGGAGTTTCTGAGAATAATcaagaaaagcgattacaaggtggTGGACCAGCTAAACCAAACACCTTCCAAAACTTCCATGTTATCTCTTCTACTTAACTCCGAAGCACACAGGAATTTGTTGTTGAAGGTATTGAGCGCCGCTCATATCACCAAGGACataacaatagaacagtttgatgacGTGATAACTTTAGTAACTACTggaaatttcttgggttttaatgatgatGAACTACCGGTTGaaggaaagaaccataacaaggctctccGCATCTCTTTGAAATGCATGGATACTATACTGTCAAgggtgttggtagacacaggttCCTCATTGAATGTCATGCCAAAAACAACTTTGATAAAACTGCCAGTGGAAAGGATAAGTATGGAGCCCAGCACCCTAATCGTAAAAGCCTTTGACGGTTCAAGGCGGgcagtgataggagaggttgacttaccaaccaagatGGGTCCAACTATTTTTAACATCAcattccag GGAGCTAAAGTTGTTATGGAAAGTGAAGATGCACAAGATTGGGGCAAAGTGGTGGAATGGAAAGAGAAACGAGACAAGTTTGGCTTGGGATATGACCCGTCATCACAcatgtag